The following proteins are co-located in the Oceanispirochaeta sp. M1 genome:
- a CDS encoding GPR1/FUN34/YaaH family transporter: MNKSSLNTDNLHLIATRKDLSANPAPLGLMGFGMTTVLLNLHNAGFFGLGSMILAMGIFYGGLAQVIAGIMEWKKGNTFGTTAFTSYGFFWLSLVTIKVMPETGLMEAPSNSAMAAYLIMWGIFTGVLFLGTLKLSRSLQVVFGSLTLLFFMLALGDITGNTFIKHLTGFEGIFCGLSAIYAGLAQVLNEVYGKTVAPV, translated from the coding sequence ATGAATAAATCTTCACTCAACACAGATAATCTGCATCTTATTGCAACAAGAAAAGATCTGAGCGCCAACCCGGCTCCTCTGGGACTCATGGGTTTCGGGATGACCACAGTTCTGCTGAATCTCCACAATGCCGGATTTTTCGGACTGGGTTCAATGATCCTGGCTATGGGAATTTTCTATGGCGGACTGGCTCAGGTAATCGCAGGAATTATGGAATGGAAAAAGGGAAATACCTTTGGAACAACAGCCTTCACATCCTATGGATTCTTCTGGCTATCCCTTGTAACAATCAAGGTCATGCCTGAAACCGGACTGATGGAAGCGCCCTCCAATTCTGCTATGGCTGCCTACCTGATTATGTGGGGTATCTTCACCGGAGTCCTTTTTCTGGGAACACTCAAGCTGAGCAGATCTCTTCAGGTTGTTTTCGGATCTCTGACTCTTCTTTTCTTTATGCTGGCCCTGGGAGATATCACAGGAAATACATTTATCAAACATCTCACTGGCTTTGAGGGTATTTTCTGCGGTCTGTCTGCCATTTATGCCGGACTGGCTCAGGTTCTCAACGAAGTCTACGGGAAAACTGTAGCACCCGTATAA
- a CDS encoding methyl-accepting chemotaxis protein, which translates to MKYLRIKIICGTLLLSGAMGGAGWVYHGIYVLRDLSYFSNKPYIFWAGVFTLLAVSVLVMGRNLKPLKYLYQPENIVDEESRHSIIHAIGQVPKILIIVNAAGFIAWPIANNLIAVMLAGRELDSLIFILTIIYNGSIGLMACIMGISISNTLFLPVWKILETHDFEEAPHQQNFMAKNLLHTFASIFFILALGFSGAIGYVSSLSGAVFDASKTGSSALPFPMDMENRIKFANHVNLEFISGLIFPMILCFIIIIIANLLSLSEQRSKIKALIETVGDLAEGRKNLEDRLILYSADEFGFVADKINRFISHLGILINNTGENASSLSANAHSLKESSSNMEDATRSMSQSLEQVGESISRSRKDMGHVEDSVSDILSSVKKVSEEVIKQTDLVNQSSASIEEISANIDSVALNTEQADLLSAELYSISKEGQNAAGESMTAIKDIEKSSFLLQEFVSSIAKIASQINLLAMNAAIEAAHAGDSGRGFAVVAAEVRNLAESSAISAKGVGKSIQGMTEQVGRAVKLMTRSRESFEKATANARMSSDLSKSIAQSMKEQRIGARDVLDSVRVLIDSTALLNSISDEQERCSEGIKAAMESLTSSSSKIADAMKEQNHQKNRVLEISGAVKEISEANKNTALKLTEDLSVFGGGS; encoded by the coding sequence ATGAAGTATTTACGTATTAAGATAATATGCGGTACTCTGCTGCTTTCAGGAGCAATGGGAGGAGCCGGGTGGGTTTATCACGGGATCTATGTCCTGCGTGACCTCTCTTACTTTTCCAATAAACCATATATCTTCTGGGCAGGGGTTTTTACTCTGCTTGCAGTCTCCGTCCTGGTTATGGGGCGGAATCTCAAGCCCCTTAAATATTTATACCAGCCAGAGAATATTGTCGATGAAGAGTCTCGTCATTCCATCATCCATGCCATTGGGCAGGTCCCGAAAATTCTTATAATTGTAAATGCTGCCGGATTTATTGCCTGGCCCATAGCCAACAATCTGATTGCTGTTATGCTGGCCGGTAGGGAGTTGGACAGTCTTATATTCATTCTCACAATCATCTATAACGGCTCTATCGGTCTGATGGCCTGTATTATGGGAATATCCATAAGCAATACTCTCTTTCTTCCAGTCTGGAAAATACTGGAAACCCATGATTTTGAGGAAGCCCCTCATCAGCAGAATTTTATGGCGAAGAATCTCCTTCACACATTTGCCAGTATCTTTTTCATTCTGGCGCTCGGTTTCTCCGGTGCTATCGGTTATGTCAGCTCTCTCTCCGGGGCAGTCTTTGATGCGTCAAAGACCGGCAGCTCTGCTCTACCTTTTCCAATGGATATGGAGAACAGGATCAAATTTGCAAACCATGTGAATCTGGAATTTATCAGTGGACTGATATTTCCCATGATTCTCTGCTTTATAATCATCATCATTGCCAATCTTCTCTCCCTTTCTGAACAGAGGAGCAAAATCAAAGCTCTCATCGAAACAGTAGGGGATCTTGCGGAAGGCCGTAAAAATCTGGAAGACAGGCTGATTCTTTATTCTGCAGATGAATTTGGATTTGTTGCGGATAAAATAAACCGCTTCATCTCTCATCTGGGAATTCTGATAAACAATACCGGTGAAAATGCCTCTTCATTGAGTGCCAACGCCCATTCCCTCAAAGAGAGTTCATCCAATATGGAGGATGCTACCAGATCCATGAGCCAGTCTCTGGAGCAGGTGGGGGAATCTATCAGCCGCAGCCGAAAGGATATGGGTCATGTAGAAGATTCAGTATCTGATATTCTGAGTTCTGTTAAGAAAGTTTCGGAAGAGGTCATAAAACAGACGGATCTGGTAAATCAGAGTTCTGCATCCATTGAAGAGATCTCTGCCAATATTGATTCAGTTGCCCTGAATACAGAACAGGCGGATCTTCTTTCAGCAGAACTATATTCCATCTCCAAAGAGGGGCAGAACGCAGCAGGAGAATCTATGACAGCCATTAAGGATATAGAAAAGAGTTCTTTCCTTCTGCAGGAATTTGTTTCATCCATAGCAAAGATTGCTTCTCAGATTAATCTCCTGGCCATGAATGCAGCCATTGAAGCGGCCCATGCCGGTGATTCGGGCCGGGGGTTTGCCGTTGTTGCCGCAGAAGTACGGAATCTAGCAGAAAGCAGTGCCATCAGCGCAAAGGGTGTAGGTAAGAGTATCCAGGGAATGACAGAACAGGTCGGACGGGCCGTAAAGCTTATGACTCGTTCCAGAGAATCATTTGAAAAGGCCACGGCCAATGCCCGGATGAGTTCTGATTTGAGTAAATCCATTGCTCAGTCTATGAAGGAACAGCGGATAGGGGCAAGGGATGTCCTGGACTCAGTAAGAGTCCTTATCGATTCTACAGCTCTGCTGAACAGTATCAGTGACGAGCAGGAACGCTGTTCTGAGGGGATTAAAGCAGCAATGGAGAGTTTGACATCAAGTTCCTCCAAAATCGCCGATGCTATGAAAGAGCAGAACCACCAGAAAAATAGGGTGCTTGAAATCTCCGGGGCTGTCAAAGAGATTTCTGAGGCAAATAAAAATACAGCACTTAAACTTACAGAGGATCTCTCAGTTTTCGGAGGCGGCAGTTAA
- a CDS encoding carbon starvation protein A, which produces MNSILIVLVSIALFFAAYVFYAGWLCKKWGVDTKRETPAHTKEDGVDYVPASKGVVLGHHFASIAGAGPITGPIAAAFFGWIPVLLWIIIGSIFFGGVHDFGALMASIRHDGKTIGEIIEKNIGKKGKKLFAIFAWLTLILVVAAFLNIVASTFASTPEAATASVLFIGIAILFGFFVYRRGMNLVLSTVIGVALLGLCIKLGMMFPLVLSAKVWMWLLLAYIFIASVTPVWILLQPRDYLNSFLLYAMIIGAVVGLIFANPTINPEFVPAFAGFKVKGAFMFPILFVTVACGAISGFHSLVGSGTSSKMVDKEGDAKLIGYGGMLIEGVLAVISLVAIGAVGMQKGGAIPTFSIGVGTFMNAFGLPMEVGVPFIALAISAFALTSLDTATRLARFVFQEFFSMAADEKENKVAKTLSNKYVATILSVAVGGFLGFSDWRVIWPIFGSANQLLSALALLAIAAWLANEGKENRMVKIPMIFMFLVTLTALVFVAQANIVAGNYILVFFAVVLFVLAIVLIKESYKILFGSKKPAVVTA; this is translated from the coding sequence ATGAATTCAATTCTCATCGTACTGGTGTCAATTGCCCTTTTCTTCGCTGCCTACGTCTTCTATGCCGGATGGCTATGCAAGAAGTGGGGTGTAGACACAAAAAGAGAGACCCCGGCTCATACCAAAGAAGACGGCGTAGACTATGTCCCCGCTTCCAAGGGTGTTGTCCTGGGTCATCATTTTGCTTCAATTGCAGGCGCCGGACCCATTACAGGTCCAATAGCTGCAGCCTTCTTCGGCTGGATACCTGTATTGCTTTGGATCATCATCGGATCTATCTTCTTCGGAGGTGTTCATGACTTTGGCGCTCTCATGGCATCTATCCGTCATGATGGGAAAACCATTGGTGAAATTATTGAAAAGAATATCGGAAAAAAAGGTAAAAAGCTCTTTGCTATCTTCGCATGGCTCACTCTTATCCTTGTTGTAGCAGCCTTCCTGAACATAGTTGCCAGCACCTTTGCTTCCACACCCGAAGCAGCAACAGCATCTGTTCTTTTCATAGGAATTGCCATTTTATTCGGCTTTTTTGTTTATAGAAGAGGAATGAATCTGGTACTCAGTACTGTAATCGGGGTTGCTCTCCTGGGTCTCTGTATCAAACTGGGAATGATGTTTCCCCTGGTCCTCTCTGCGAAGGTCTGGATGTGGCTGCTTCTGGCATATATCTTTATTGCCTCTGTGACACCTGTCTGGATTCTCCTTCAGCCCCGTGATTATCTTAACTCGTTCCTCTTATATGCCATGATTATCGGAGCCGTTGTAGGACTGATTTTTGCCAATCCCACCATAAACCCCGAGTTTGTTCCCGCATTTGCCGGTTTTAAGGTTAAGGGTGCATTTATGTTCCCCATCCTTTTTGTAACAGTTGCCTGTGGAGCCATCTCCGGTTTTCACTCACTCGTAGGATCCGGAACCTCTTCCAAGATGGTAGACAAAGAAGGTGATGCTAAACTCATCGGTTACGGCGGTATGCTGATAGAGGGTGTTCTGGCGGTTATTTCACTTGTAGCCATCGGCGCTGTAGGTATGCAGAAAGGCGGAGCAATCCCCACCTTCTCCATCGGAGTAGGAACCTTTATGAATGCCTTCGGACTTCCCATGGAAGTTGGTGTTCCCTTTATTGCTCTGGCGATTTCGGCTTTCGCACTGACAAGTCTGGACACAGCAACAAGACTGGCCCGTTTTGTATTCCAGGAATTCTTTAGCATGGCTGCTGATGAGAAAGAAAATAAAGTCGCAAAAACACTTTCAAATAAGTATGTTGCCACTATTCTTTCTGTAGCTGTCGGCGGTTTTCTGGGATTCTCCGACTGGAGAGTAATCTGGCCTATTTTCGGATCTGCGAACCAGCTGCTCTCAGCACTGGCTCTACTGGCCATCGCTGCCTGGCTTGCCAATGAAGGAAAAGAGAACAGGATGGTAAAAATTCCTATGATTTTCATGTTCCTTGTTACCCTGACTGCACTTGTTTTTGTAGCTCAGGCTAACATTGTCGCAGGAAACTACATCCTTGTTTTCTTTGCGGTAGTTCTGTTTGTTCTTGCTATTGTCCTTATTAAAGAGTCTTACAAGATTCTTTTCGGTTCTAAAAAACCTGCAGTGGTAACAGCATAA
- a CDS encoding tripartite tricarboxylate transporter permease — translation METLSFLLDGFMVALTPANLMWVTIGGLLGTIIGMLPGLGPATGVAVLLPLTFSMGPTAALITMGGVYYGAMYGGSRASILINTPGDGAAVAATFDGYPMTQQGRAESALAISAIASFIGGIFATICMVAVAIPVAHFALKFGPAEYFMLFLFALSATASMTEGNRLRGFIATILGLMIATIGIDGQSGVSRFTMGILELQSGIDFLIVIIAVYALGEVFKSFKNIDSGKAMVQKNFGKIWISRVEWKRCVWPILRSAPLGFFVGALPGAGGTMASLMSYNNEKQLSKNPEEFGKGAIEGLAAPESANNAASVGAMIPMLTLGIPGSGTTAVMMGALLLLGLQPGPMLFQQQPLIVWGLIASMFIGNIILAVMNIPLAGLLVRVLSVPPKILYPIVLGLSFVGAYAISYSVMDFYLLVGFGLLGYFMSKSKFPSTPMILAVIVGNNMEQSFRRAYKIADGDIGIFFGSPICLILFALTVISIVYPMIKSLRNRVKTATA, via the coding sequence ATGGAAACATTATCATTTCTATTAGACGGATTTATGGTTGCGCTGACACCTGCCAATCTTATGTGGGTTACAATCGGTGGTCTGCTGGGTACCATAATCGGCATGCTTCCAGGGCTGGGGCCTGCTACAGGTGTAGCCGTTCTACTTCCCCTGACCTTTTCAATGGGCCCTACTGCAGCTCTTATTACTATGGGTGGTGTTTATTACGGAGCAATGTACGGAGGCTCAAGGGCATCCATTCTTATAAACACACCTGGTGACGGAGCAGCTGTTGCTGCGACATTCGACGGTTACCCGATGACTCAACAGGGGCGAGCCGAATCAGCCCTTGCCATATCAGCTATAGCATCTTTTATCGGCGGTATCTTCGCAACAATATGTATGGTAGCTGTTGCTATACCTGTAGCACATTTTGCCCTGAAATTCGGTCCTGCAGAGTACTTCATGCTGTTCCTTTTTGCATTGTCTGCCACCGCTTCCATGACTGAAGGGAACAGACTTCGCGGTTTTATCGCCACAATACTGGGTCTTATGATTGCCACCATCGGAATTGATGGACAATCAGGTGTAAGCCGCTTTACTATGGGAATCCTGGAGTTGCAGAGTGGGATCGATTTTCTGATTGTAATCATCGCTGTATATGCTTTGGGAGAAGTATTTAAAAGCTTTAAAAACATTGATTCCGGTAAAGCCATGGTTCAGAAAAACTTTGGTAAAATATGGATAAGCCGCGTAGAATGGAAACGTTGTGTATGGCCCATATTAAGATCGGCACCTCTTGGTTTCTTTGTAGGAGCTCTTCCCGGAGCCGGCGGTACCATGGCGTCTCTCATGTCCTATAACAATGAGAAACAGCTGTCAAAAAATCCGGAAGAGTTTGGAAAAGGAGCTATTGAAGGACTTGCAGCTCCGGAATCTGCTAATAATGCAGCATCTGTAGGAGCCATGATTCCGATGCTGACTCTGGGAATTCCCGGATCAGGAACAACAGCTGTTATGATGGGAGCTCTTCTTCTTCTTGGATTACAGCCCGGTCCCATGCTCTTTCAACAACAACCCTTAATTGTCTGGGGTCTGATTGCAAGTATGTTCATCGGAAACATCATCCTTGCGGTTATGAATATTCCCCTGGCGGGACTTCTTGTACGGGTACTATCTGTACCTCCAAAGATTCTCTATCCAATTGTTCTGGGTCTTTCATTTGTAGGAGCCTATGCTATCAGCTACAGCGTTATGGACTTTTACCTGCTCGTAGGATTCGGTCTGCTTGGATACTTTATGAGCAAGAGTAAGTTTCCTTCCACTCCAATGATTCTGGCTGTAATTGTAGGTAATAATATGGAACAGTCATTCAGAAGAGCGTACAAGATTGCCGATGGTGATATTGGAATTTTCTTCGGCTCACCCATCTGTCTGATTCTTTTTGCCCTGACAGTCATCTCGATTGTTTATCCAATGATCAAGAGTCTGAGAAACAGAGTAAAAACAGCAACCGCTTAA
- a CDS encoding tripartite tricarboxylate transporter TctB family protein, whose translation MSLSVLPSLLFLLLGLVYTSATLMLPEASVGRAFEPKIFPLMLGIILISMSISLLIRELKEQKETEKKEPSDVPFFKEAGFKKIGLTCLASIVYALLFDKAGYVISTIIFLELELLLFNGAKNWKINTAVAVLFSLFIYIVFSKLLGVYLPLTPGIWV comes from the coding sequence GTGAGTTTATCTGTTTTACCATCCCTATTATTCTTACTATTGGGCCTGGTTTATACATCGGCTACCCTGATGCTTCCCGAAGCATCTGTGGGCAGAGCTTTTGAACCTAAAATATTTCCATTGATGCTGGGAATTATATTAATATCAATGTCCATCTCCCTGCTGATCAGGGAATTGAAAGAACAAAAAGAGACCGAAAAAAAAGAGCCCTCTGATGTTCCTTTCTTCAAAGAAGCCGGTTTTAAAAAGATTGGACTTACCTGTCTGGCATCCATTGTTTATGCTCTGCTTTTTGATAAAGCCGGTTATGTTATCAGTACAATAATATTCCTTGAACTTGAACTGCTTCTGTTCAATGGAGCCAAAAACTGGAAAATAAATACAGCTGTTGCAGTTCTGTTCAGCCTGTTTATATATATCGTCTTTTCCAAACTTCTGGGTGTCTACCTTCCACTGACACCGGGAATCTGGGTTTAA
- a CDS encoding tripartite tricarboxylate transporter substrate binding protein, which produces MRKVKVMSLMMALFLVLGMSLSAEGQSDSADGNPTYPKGVLDFVAPGGAGGGWDLTIRTTAKALKDTGLVKVPMPVRNNPGAGGSVNLASLQEKKGSAKIVCVYSSPLILTQLNGTTELGYKDVTPLARLIADYAVFVVGADSKYNSMTDVMEALKKDIKSVKIGGISSVGSMDHIQFLMMAKAAGITDLKEIDYVSFDDSATAQVLGGHIDVYSTGLSEVLGLLESGHLKALGQTADHRVGEGVVANIPTCIEQGIDATFVNWRGLFGAPEMPEYAVSYWRETLAELVATPEWDQAKKTNGWDDAYLDAPEFSDFLAQVNDEYTSILTDIGMIK; this is translated from the coding sequence ATGAGAAAAGTAAAAGTTATGTCACTTATGATGGCATTATTTCTGGTGCTTGGTATGAGTCTGAGTGCAGAAGGTCAGAGTGATTCCGCAGACGGAAACCCGACTTACCCTAAGGGTGTGCTTGACTTTGTAGCACCTGGAGGAGCCGGTGGTGGATGGGACTTAACCATAAGAACCACTGCCAAAGCTCTGAAAGATACTGGACTTGTAAAAGTTCCCATGCCCGTAAGAAACAACCCCGGTGCCGGTGGATCAGTAAACCTGGCCAGCCTTCAGGAAAAGAAAGGCTCAGCCAAGATTGTATGTGTATATTCATCCCCTCTGATTCTGACACAGCTGAACGGAACGACTGAACTGGGATATAAAGATGTAACTCCCCTGGCCCGTCTTATCGCTGACTATGCCGTTTTTGTTGTAGGAGCAGATTCAAAATACAATAGTATGACAGATGTTATGGAAGCTCTAAAAAAAGATATCAAGAGTGTAAAAATCGGAGGGATTTCCTCTGTAGGTTCAATGGACCACATTCAGTTCCTGATGATGGCAAAAGCCGCTGGTATCACTGATCTGAAAGAGATTGACTACGTAAGTTTTGACGACTCTGCCACTGCACAGGTTCTCGGAGGACACATTGATGTATACTCCACCGGTCTTTCAGAAGTTCTCGGTCTCCTTGAAAGTGGACACCTGAAAGCACTTGGTCAGACAGCCGATCACCGCGTAGGTGAAGGTGTTGTTGCCAATATTCCGACCTGTATAGAGCAGGGAATCGACGCAACCTTTGTAAACTGGAGAGGTCTCTTCGGTGCTCCCGAAATGCCCGAGTATGCTGTCAGCTACTGGAGAGAGACTCTTGCTGAACTGGTTGCAACTCCTGAATGGGATCAGGCTAAAAAGACAAACGGATGGGACGATGCATATCTTGACGCTCCCGAGTTTTCTGACTTCCTGGCTCAGGTTAATGATGAATACACATCTATCCTGACTGATATCGGAATGATTAAATAA
- a CDS encoding response regulator transcription factor, protein MHKILIVDDHPLVRRGLCQILQEFIPLKQLDELSNGNEVLQKMNEVKYDVVILDISLPGKDGLEVLKDLNIQYPQIPVLILSIQSESQYALRALKMGASGCLNKASAPEELVNAVKEVLRGGRYLTQKVSQLLLDDYQGDHSDLPHKQLSEREYQVMIMLVSGLSSSEISEKLNLSIKTVSTYRTRLLQKMNLKNNAQLTYYAVKHKLISESQLPL, encoded by the coding sequence ATGCATAAGATACTTATTGTGGATGATCACCCCCTAGTTCGCAGAGGGCTCTGTCAGATTCTTCAGGAATTCATACCTTTAAAACAACTGGATGAGTTATCCAATGGAAATGAAGTTCTCCAGAAAATGAATGAAGTAAAATATGATGTAGTCATTCTGGATATATCTCTCCCTGGTAAAGACGGTCTGGAGGTATTGAAAGATCTAAATATTCAATATCCACAGATACCGGTTTTAATATTGAGTATTCAATCAGAAAGCCAGTACGCCCTGCGGGCCCTGAAGATGGGAGCCTCTGGATGTCTGAATAAGGCCAGTGCCCCCGAAGAGCTTGTCAACGCAGTTAAGGAAGTCTTGAGAGGTGGACGCTATCTCACTCAAAAAGTAAGCCAGCTTCTACTTGATGATTATCAGGGAGACCATAGCGACCTTCCTCATAAGCAGCTTTCTGAACGGGAGTATCAGGTTATGATCATGCTGGTCAGTGGGCTCAGCAGCAGTGAAATTTCCGAAAAACTCAATCTCAGCATCAAGACAGTAAGCACCTACAGAACCAGACTCCTGCAGAAAATGAATCTAAAAAATAATGCTCAGCTGACATACTACGCTGTAAAGCATAAGCTGATCTCCGAATCTCAACTCCCCCTGTAG